The proteins below come from a single Comamonas antarctica genomic window:
- a CDS encoding metal ABC transporter solute-binding protein, Zn/Mn family, protein MLNLLLAAAALLAGVAAQAQAPAKAVQVLAAHPVAHGLAAQLAEGSGISVARAAPASLPPARLLAYFDGRGAKALAQAAAGADAVITLRSLWPQDPLYPLARRANIRIVEIDAARPIDGALPGIALQPGAELGSHPWLHPVNLGRMADIVAADLERLSPRDAPSIARNLAGLKQRLVALSSKAEAALLAAPNLTVVSLSPRLDYLASAFNLELVPGSNEPQALAALVRSEGVAAVLHHEALAPELAKAATDAGAAVVVLAADGQDPVADLEVLATRVVDALRPR, encoded by the coding sequence TTGTTGAATTTGTTGCTGGCCGCCGCGGCGCTGCTGGCGGGCGTGGCCGCGCAGGCACAGGCGCCGGCCAAGGCAGTGCAGGTGCTGGCCGCCCACCCGGTGGCGCATGGCCTGGCCGCGCAACTGGCCGAAGGCAGCGGCATCAGCGTGGCGCGCGCCGCGCCTGCCAGCCTGCCGCCGGCGCGGCTGCTCGCCTATTTCGACGGCCGCGGCGCCAAGGCGCTGGCGCAGGCCGCGGCCGGGGCCGATGCGGTGATCACGCTGCGCTCGCTGTGGCCGCAGGACCCGCTCTACCCGCTGGCGCGCCGCGCCAACATCCGCATCGTCGAGATCGACGCCGCGCGGCCGATCGACGGCGCGCTGCCCGGCATTGCGCTGCAACCCGGCGCCGAGCTGGGCAGCCATCCGTGGCTGCATCCGGTGAACCTGGGGCGCATGGCCGATATCGTCGCCGCCGATCTGGAGCGGCTGTCGCCCCGGGACGCGCCGTCGATTGCGCGCAATCTGGCCGGCCTCAAGCAGCGGCTGGTGGCGCTGTCCAGCAAGGCCGAAGCCGCGCTGCTGGCCGCGCCCAACCTCACGGTGGTGTCGCTGTCGCCGCGGCTGGACTATCTGGCTTCGGCCTTCAATCTCGAGCTGGTGCCGGGCAGCAATGAACCGCAGGCGCTGGCGGCGCTGGTCCGCAGCGAGGGCGTGGCCGCAGTGCTGCACCACGAGGCCTTGGCGCCGGAACTGGCAAAGGCCGCAACGGATGCGGGCGCTGCCGTGGTCGTGCTGGCCGCCGATGGCCAGGACCCGGTGGCCGATCTGGAAGTCCTCGCCACGCGGGTCGTCGACGCGCTGCGCCCGCGCTGA
- a CDS encoding metal ABC transporter permease — protein MNFFETLRVAIQGWAEAGALPGALAYGFVVNAVLAGLIIGPVLGGLGTLVVVKRFAFFSEAVGHSALTGVAIGILLGEPYTGPYGSLFGYCLLFGISLNYLRNRTGLTPDTLIGVFLSVSLALGASLLLLLSGRINIHILENVLFGSVLTVNSQDLTVLAAVALLTLALSLPNYNRLMLASFNPQLAAVRGVPVKAMDYLFVVLVTVVTVASVKVIGAILVGALLVIPAAAARLLSQSLRGFFWLSVLVATFSTLAGILLPIEFALPLPSGAAIILVAGAVFMLAAVLRGLVPGLKGLPS, from the coding sequence ATGAACTTCTTCGAGACCCTGCGCGTCGCCATCCAGGGCTGGGCCGAAGCCGGCGCGCTGCCGGGCGCGCTGGCCTACGGCTTCGTCGTCAACGCGGTGCTGGCCGGGCTGATCATCGGCCCGGTGCTGGGCGGCCTGGGCACGCTGGTCGTTGTCAAGCGCTTCGCGTTCTTCTCCGAGGCCGTGGGCCATTCGGCGCTGACCGGCGTGGCCATCGGCATCCTGCTGGGCGAGCCCTACACCGGACCGTACGGCAGCCTGTTCGGCTACTGCCTGCTGTTCGGCATCAGCCTTAACTACCTGCGCAACCGCACCGGCCTCACGCCCGACACGCTGATCGGCGTATTCCTGTCGGTGTCGCTGGCGCTGGGCGCGAGCCTGCTGCTGCTGCTGTCGGGGCGCATCAACATCCACATCCTGGAGAACGTGCTGTTCGGCTCGGTGCTCACCGTGAACAGCCAGGACCTCACGGTGCTGGCCGCGGTGGCGCTGCTCACGCTGGCGCTGAGCCTGCCCAACTACAACCGGCTGATGCTGGCCAGCTTCAATCCGCAACTGGCCGCGGTGCGCGGCGTGCCCGTCAAGGCCATGGACTACCTGTTCGTGGTGCTGGTGACCGTGGTGACCGTGGCTTCGGTCAAGGTCATTGGCGCGATCCTGGTGGGCGCGCTGCTGGTGATCCCGGCCGCGGCGGCGCGGCTGTTGAGCCAGTCGCTGCGCGGGTTCTTCTGGCTCAGCGTGCTGGTTGCCACGTTCAGCACGCTCGCGGGCATCTTGCTGCCCATTGAATTCGCGCTGCCCCTGCCTTCGGGCGCGGCCATCATCCTGGTGGCGGGGGCGGTATTCATGCTGGCCGCGGTCCTGCGCGGCCTGGTTCCGGGATTGAAAGGACTGCCGTCGTGA
- a CDS encoding metal ABC transporter ATP-binding protein has translation MTRVHGPAVVFERVALTLGRTQVLRDVSLRVAPGSVHAIVGPNGAGKSSLVKTLLGQTPHQGRLALEWPGAPGVMGYVPQALAFDAGLPMTVDDFMAAMTQRKPAFLGFARARVAEISAALERVGMAGKRQRRMGALSGGERQRVLLAQGLVPTPALLVLDEPMAALDEAGAQVFEQLLAGWKQAGVTVLWVEHDLEAVGRLADHVTGLNRGVLFDGPPREVLTPQTLLDLFSTRPRGALAQEAAA, from the coding sequence ATGACGCGGGTGCACGGACCGGCCGTCGTGTTCGAGCGCGTCGCGCTGACGCTGGGCCGGACGCAGGTGCTGCGCGATGTCTCGCTGCGCGTCGCGCCGGGCAGCGTGCATGCCATCGTCGGCCCCAATGGCGCGGGCAAGAGCTCGCTGGTCAAGACGCTGCTGGGCCAGACGCCGCACCAGGGGCGCCTCGCGCTCGAATGGCCGGGCGCGCCGGGCGTGATGGGCTATGTGCCGCAGGCGCTGGCTTTCGATGCCGGCCTGCCGATGACGGTCGACGACTTCATGGCTGCAATGACCCAGCGCAAGCCTGCGTTCCTGGGGTTTGCGCGCGCTCGCGTTGCCGAGATCAGCGCGGCGCTGGAGCGCGTGGGCATGGCCGGCAAGCGCCAGCGCCGCATGGGCGCGCTGTCGGGCGGCGAGCGCCAGCGCGTGCTGCTGGCGCAGGGCCTGGTGCCCACGCCGGCGCTGCTGGTGCTCGATGAACCCATGGCCGCGCTCGACGAAGCCGGCGCGCAGGTGTTCGAGCAGCTGCTGGCCGGCTGGAAGCAGGCCGGCGTCACGGTGCTGTGGGTCGAGCACGACCTCGAGGCCGTGGGCCGGCTTGCCGACCATGTGACGGGCCTGAACCGCGGCGTGCTGTTCGACGGGCCGCCGCGCGAGGTGCTGACGCCGCAGACTCTGCTCGATCTGTTTTCCACGCGTCCGCGCGGCGCCCTGGCGCAGGAGGCTGCCGCATGA
- a CDS encoding metal ABC transporter solute-binding protein, Zn/Mn family encodes MSPHFSRRRLLQAGLAAPAVLALFPLAAQARRLRIGITLHPYYSYVTNIVGDLAEVVPLIPAGFNPHAYEPRAEDIKRIGGLDVVVLNGIGHDDFAERMIAASSKPRLPVIEANAQVPLLAAVGAAANAGRSGKDSSGQVVNPHTFLSVAASIAQVNTIARELGKLDPANAEAYRNNARAYGQKLRKLRADALAGLAQAPGRNLRVATIHGAYDYLLREFGLEVTAVVEPAHGIEPSPAQLKTTIDQLRNLDVKVIFSEMDFPSAYVDTIRRETGVRLYALTHISYGEYTREKFEQDTARNLAAVVRAIREAGQ; translated from the coding sequence ATGTCCCCCCATTTCAGCCGCCGCCGTTTGCTGCAAGCCGGCCTGGCCGCCCCTGCCGTGCTGGCGCTGTTCCCGCTGGCCGCGCAGGCGCGCCGGCTGCGCATCGGCATCACCTTGCATCCGTACTACAGCTATGTCACGAATATCGTCGGCGACCTGGCCGAGGTCGTGCCGCTGATTCCGGCCGGCTTCAATCCGCATGCCTACGAGCCGCGCGCCGAAGACATCAAGCGCATCGGCGGCCTTGACGTGGTGGTGCTCAACGGCATCGGCCACGACGACTTCGCCGAGCGCATGATCGCCGCCAGCAGCAAGCCCCGGCTGCCGGTGATCGAGGCCAACGCCCAGGTGCCGCTGCTGGCCGCCGTGGGCGCGGCGGCGAACGCCGGGCGCAGCGGCAAGGACAGCTCGGGCCAGGTCGTGAATCCGCACACCTTCCTCTCGGTGGCGGCCTCGATTGCCCAGGTCAACACCATTGCGCGCGAACTCGGCAAGCTCGATCCGGCCAACGCCGAGGCCTACCGCAACAATGCGCGCGCCTATGGCCAGAAGCTGCGCAAGCTGCGCGCCGATGCGCTCGCCGGCCTGGCCCAGGCGCCGGGGCGCAACCTGCGCGTGGCCACCATCCATGGCGCCTATGACTACCTGCTGCGCGAATTCGGCCTCGAAGTCACGGCCGTGGTCGAACCCGCGCACGGCATCGAGCCCAGCCCGGCGCAGCTCAAGACGACCATAGACCAATTGCGCAATCTGGACGTCAAGGTGATCTTCTCGGAGATGGACTTCCCTTCTGCCTATGTCGACACCATCCGCCGCGAGACCGGCGTGCGCCTCTACGCGCTGACGCATATCTCGTACGGCGAGTACACCCGGGAAAAATTCGAGCAGGACACGGCGCGCAATCTCGCCGCCGTGGTGCGCGCCATCCGCGAGGCCGGCCAATGA
- a CDS encoding DUF6162 family protein: MSATTQLVRPAGAGHETLAVLAGCSLVLAIAGTVVTLRGAPQHSHAVAAHQLDARRDLTAAEQGIHADLRIALDEIEAERGPHARLPAVAALSELGLPPFAEDASSVQRGGHAWSLVADGRTQAYVGLSADSAVAGSVLMRVQAAHGRAHGAADAAHASDAEPDIWLHRNARVAPTALDDAQLTRAGWRQVVARFDAGVTRQPR; this comes from the coding sequence ATGAGCGCCACCACGCAACTGGTGCGCCCGGCGGGAGCGGGCCATGAAACCCTGGCGGTGCTGGCCGGCTGCTCGCTGGTCCTGGCCATCGCCGGGACCGTGGTCACGCTGCGCGGCGCGCCACAGCACAGCCATGCGGTGGCCGCACACCAGCTCGATGCGCGGCGCGACCTGACGGCGGCCGAGCAGGGCATCCATGCCGATCTGCGCATCGCGCTCGATGAGATCGAGGCCGAACGCGGCCCGCATGCCAGGCTGCCCGCCGTGGCGGCTTTGTCGGAGCTGGGCCTGCCGCCGTTCGCCGAGGATGCAAGCAGCGTGCAGCGCGGCGGCCATGCATGGTCGCTCGTGGCCGATGGCCGGACGCAGGCCTATGTGGGGCTGAGCGCGGACAGCGCCGTTGCCGGTTCGGTGCTGATGCGCGTTCAGGCCGCGCATGGCCGCGCGCATGGCGCTGCCGATGCCGCGCACGCGTCCGACGCCGAGCCCGATATCTGGCTGCACCGCAATGCCCGCGTGGCGCCCACCGCGCTGGACGATGCGCAGCTCACGCGCGCCGGCTGGCGCCAGGTGGTCGCGCGCTTCGACGCGGGCGTGACACGCCAGCCGCGCTAG
- a CDS encoding DUF3325 domain-containing protein, translating into MTLLHLAILVISLAGFAALALATERHAEHLLGRLPAPQWRLLARVAGWLLLAVSLALGIAYLGSGVGITLWLGWLTIAALALVFAFPKWPLRPVDHARPARPAKAAKPGAAAEMPVAPRRTARRWLAAALLAAVPLVYLLALQATPIAPLLRADAFAGQVGPWSFRLADRDHDVPKLVAMDIPMKSYQVRFCEDCDAQIRAAYLKVNKPRSLRAAGIVLQGTRWDRNVDIQLPANTTAGSSLWLTVVGKDGEMHQAQVRLADVSPATVAWFQQREAKPEAGPAAPQGAIERPSQ; encoded by the coding sequence ATGACGCTGTTGCATCTGGCCATCCTGGTGATCAGCCTGGCGGGCTTTGCCGCGCTGGCGCTGGCCACCGAACGCCATGCCGAGCATCTGCTGGGCCGGCTGCCCGCGCCGCAATGGCGCCTGCTGGCGCGCGTTGCCGGCTGGCTGCTGCTGGCCGTGTCGCTCGCGCTGGGCATCGCCTACCTGGGCTCGGGCGTGGGCATCACGCTGTGGCTGGGCTGGCTGACGATTGCCGCGCTGGCGCTGGTGTTTGCGTTTCCCAAGTGGCCGTTGCGGCCGGTGGACCATGCCAGGCCCGCGCGCCCGGCCAAGGCCGCGAAACCCGGCGCTGCTGCCGAAATGCCGGTGGCGCCCCGGCGCACTGCGCGCCGCTGGCTTGCCGCGGCGCTGCTGGCTGCGGTGCCGCTGGTCTACCTGCTGGCGTTGCAGGCCACGCCGATCGCGCCGCTGCTGCGCGCCGATGCGTTCGCGGGCCAGGTCGGGCCGTGGAGCTTCCGCCTCGCGGACCGCGACCATGACGTGCCCAAACTGGTGGCCATGGACATCCCCATGAAGTCCTACCAGGTGCGCTTTTGCGAGGACTGCGACGCGCAGATCCGCGCCGCCTATCTCAAGGTCAACAAGCCGCGCTCGCTGCGCGCCGCGGGCATCGTGCTGCAGGGCACGCGCTGGGACCGCAACGTCGACATCCAGCTGCCGGCCAACACCACGGCCGGAAGCAGCCTGTGGCTCACGGTGGTGGGCAAGGACGGCGAGATGCACCAGGCGCAGGTGCGCCTGGCGGATGTGTCGCCGGCCACGGTCGCCTGGTTCCAGCAACGCGAAGCCAAGCCTGAAGCGGGGCCGGCGGCACCGCAAGGCGCAATAGAAAGGCCATCCCAATGA
- a CDS encoding DUF3649 domain-containing protein — MSKAHSLSLSYRLAVASRVMAAAMGGYALASAATVLLARVWPGPQAQAMLWASMLSFAIYSLVAIWVFMARSATRAWIGVVSVTGVLAALAWLLQSGGAA; from the coding sequence ATGAGCAAGGCCCATTCTCTTTCGCTGAGCTATCGCCTGGCCGTGGCCTCGCGCGTGATGGCAGCGGCCATGGGCGGCTATGCGCTGGCCTCGGCGGCGACGGTGCTGCTGGCGCGGGTCTGGCCCGGGCCTCAGGCCCAGGCGATGCTGTGGGCCAGCATGCTGAGCTTTGCGATCTACAGCCTGGTCGCGATCTGGGTGTTCATGGCGCGCAGCGCCACGCGCGCCTGGATCGGCGTGGTGTCCGTGACGGGCGTGCTGGCCGCACTGGCCTGGCTGCTCCAGTCGGGAGGTGCGGCATGA